In Nostoc sphaeroides, the genomic window ACGGCTTCGCTCAGGGCAAGTGGGCATGGGGCAGAGGGTAGAATAAACGCTAACTCCAAACTCCTAACTCCTAACTCCTAACTCCTAACTCCTAATTCTGTTGTCCGGATTAATTTGCTTCATAGTGCTTTAACAGCATAAGCAAAAAATCAGTTGCTGTCAGACGATCTTTGGGTGGAGAAATTTCAATGGATGAATCTACCCAGCAGCCTTGGACAATTTGGGGCGATCGCCAGATAGACAAATGATCGACTGCTGGCTCTGCATAAAAGTTATTTTGCCCACAACCTAGCAAACAAGAACTCCAATGGGTGAAATAATCATGACTCATCCGGTGAATCGGGAAATTACCCTGTAGTGGTACTCCCCATCCATCTATAGCAATAAATGCTCTGACACGACCACCGAAGAGTTGCCACAAATGTGCTGCCCCTATTGCTCCGACTACGCCAGCACTAAAGCTAATAAGTATAATTGGTGATTTTAAAGAGCCGGTGAAGCGATGGCGCAAAAACTGCAAAATATGTAAAGCTGATAAAACTAAAAAATCTTTACCCGGATAAACCAGTATATTTGCGGCATTAGGAGCGATCGCGCTATCACGAACTACAACATCTAACAATCCTACTCTAAAGCTTTCAGTTAACTCTGGATCATGAATTCCAGGGCAAATAATTATACTCATCTTTAACACTACCTTTGATTTGCTTGAATTCAATGAACGACCACCCGAATTCAGTATATTTAGAACTTACGCATTGACAAAAAATACTAAATAAGCTGATGCGCGTCTAAACTATATAAACACTTTTGATGTCGTTAACTGTTGACTGTTGACTGTTGAGGGGTTTTCAGTCATCAGGTATGCGTGACTTTTGACTTCCTCGAAGGGGCTGGGGCTGACCGCTTTCGCTATTTTAGCGACATACAAGATGGGGCATTGGTTCAATTTTGCATACCCAATGCCCCGCGTAAATTTTATATGTCTTTTGATGTATTATTGGGATTTTCCCACCTATCCTATCCCCCTGGATGGGATAATATTTTACAAGTAGGGGAAATATTTAAGGTATTCCCCAACTTCATATCTCTCTGCACTCTGGTTATATTGAGGAACTCATTGTGGTTGCCACGCCGGAAAAAGTACAACACACCCACGAGCATCTATCAGGTAAAGAACGTGTAGCCGTACTGCTTATGGGCTACGGCGAAGTCGAAAGCTACGAAGATTTCGCCAACTATAACGAACAGGCTTTAAATCTACTGACAGCAAAGTTCGCACCAGTGCCAACCTGGATTTATCCCCCTCTGGCAAAGCTTTTGGCGCTATTTGACCGCCATGAGTGGGGACACACACACCACGATTTTATTTCCCCACACAATGCCATTTTTGAACAGCAACGGGCTGGTATCGAAAAGAATTTACAAGAAAAATGGGGTGATAAGGTTCAAGTTTTCAAGGCTTTCAACTTCTGCGCCCCTTTTTTACCTAATCAAGTTTTAGCAGAAATCAAAAACCAAGGCTTCGAGAAGCTACTAATCTACCCACTGCTGGTTGTTGATTCTATTTTTACCAGTGGGATTGCGATCGAGCAAGTTAACAATGCTCTTGTTGAGTTGGCTGATGGTGAAGAACACTGGGTTAAAGCACAGCGTTATATTCCTTCTTTCTTCAACGAACCAGCTTACATCGATTTGATGGCTCATCTGGTTGAAGAGAAAATTGCTGAGTTAGGTGCAGCTTACCTACCTTCTCAAATCGGTATTGTGTTAATGAATCACGGCTGTCCCCACAAAGCTAAAGGCTTTACTTCTGGGATTGCCGAAAGTGAAGCAATGTACGATTTAGTTCGGGATAAGTTGATTAATCGTTATCCTTTAATCTCGGTGGGTTGGCTCAACCATGACACACCGCTAATTGATTGGACACAGCCAAATGCAGAGCAAGCGGCAAATAACCTGATTCAACTGGGTGCAAAAGTGGTAATTTTTATGCCAATTGGCTTTGCCACAGAAAACCACGAAACTTTATTGGATGTACACCATATCATCCATGCTTTGGAAAAACAGCATCCTGGTACGAACTACGTGCAAATGGCTTGCGTTAATGATCATCCAGAATTTTTGGCAATGGTAGCCCAATGGGCTGATGCTCATATTGCAGAGTTGTTGTCACAAGCTTTGGCAGTTAATCCCCAACTCGCTGGGGATCATCATCACCACCATCACCACCATCATTAATTACTAATTCGTAATTCGTAATTAAGAGGGGCAGAGCAAGCACTGATTACAACTACGAATTATATTGACATTCCCACGCTTCAAGGTGTGGGATTTTTTATGGCTTACTTACGCTTAAATTTGCCTGTAACCCTCGGTATGCAGATAAAATTATTTTTTTTAATCATTCTTAAGTAAAATTCCGAGCAACCCCAGTATTATTACTCAGGATATTTCGTACCCAATGATATCGACTTGACTACGTGTTAAGCGATCGCCGATCCGATGAACTTATCTGGTATGTGGACGGCAAACAATGATGCTCGTAGTTATGCCATTATTGGCAACCCCGCAGTTAGCTTAGTTGT contains:
- a CDS encoding ferrochelatase yields the protein MVATPEKVQHTHEHLSGKERVAVLLMGYGEVESYEDFANYNEQALNLLTAKFAPVPTWIYPPLAKLLALFDRHEWGHTHHDFISPHNAIFEQQRAGIEKNLQEKWGDKVQVFKAFNFCAPFLPNQVLAEIKNQGFEKLLIYPLLVVDSIFTSGIAIEQVNNALVELADGEEHWVKAQRYIPSFFNEPAYIDLMAHLVEEKIAELGAAYLPSQIGIVLMNHGCPHKAKGFTSGIAESEAMYDLVRDKLINRYPLISVGWLNHDTPLIDWTQPNAEQAANNLIQLGAKVVIFMPIGFATENHETLLDVHHIIHALEKQHPGTNYVQMACVNDHPEFLAMVAQWADAHIAELLSQALAVNPQLAGDHHHHHHHHH